CCCACCGCCATACCGAGCCTGTCGAGGTATAACTAATCACAAATCGAAATGAGCATAGGGGTCATTCTTCGACAAGCTCAGAATGAGGAGCAATTCGACAAGTTTAGAATGACGATAAAAAACAATCACCCTACACCCACCGTCATACCGAGCCTGTCGAGGTATAACCATTCACAAACCGAAATGAGCATAGGGGTCATTCTTCGACAAGCTCAGAATGACGAGCAATTAGATAAGCTCAGAATGAGGAGCAATTCGACAAGTTTAGAATGACGATAAAAAAACAATCACCCTACACCCACCGTCATACCGAGCCTGTCGAGGTATAACCATTCACAAACCGAAATGAGCATTTGGGGTCATTCTTCGACAAGCTCAGAATGACGAGAGATTCGATAAGTTCAGAATGAGGAGCAATTCGACAAGTTTAGAATGACGATAAAAAACAATCACCCTACACCCACCGTCATACCGAGCCTGTCGAGGTATCACCATTCACAAACCGAAATGAGCATTTGGGGTCATTCTTCGACAAGCTCAGAATGACGAGCAATTAGATAAGCTCAGAATGACGATAAAAAGGTTTGACTTGACAAAAAAAGATACTTTTATTCATCGTACTTGGGTTTAAAAATTAGAATAAAAAAAGCTGTCACAAAGGACAGCTTAAACGATTAAGATAAGTTTATTTTAGTGTTTGCAACAACCTTTATCACCATGTTGTTGATGTCCGCAACCATTGCCAGTTCCTTGACCATTGTGTTGCCCACAATCTTTACCTTTCATTCCTCCTTTATCGCCACAGCAATCGGCACCCTTTCCGTGCATTTTGCCACAATGTTTGGCATCGAAAATGACACGTTGCTTGTCGGTTAATACATTTCGAACAGCTTGACGGTGAGCTTCGTTCTTTTTCATTAAATCATTTTGAATAGCAGTAATTTCGTCAATGGTTTTGTTAATGGCAGCATTATCTACTTTATCGGCTGATTGTAAGGTTTTTAAATGAGCTCTTTTTTCAGCAACCTGTGCTCTGAGTTGGTTTACTTCTTTTAAATGAGCAATTTGAAGATCTTCGATTTTCTTTGTTTGTTCCTGAGTTAAATCAGGAATGTCTTGCCACATTTTGCCATTGCAGCAGATTTTAGTATTTTCACTTTCTTTATTTTCAGCGGTTTGAGCTGTTAAGATAGTACTGCCTATAAAAATTAAGGCAACGAAAGTTAACATGAATTTTTTCATAAACATTTTTTTTATTGGTTTCTGTCGTTTAGATGACAGAAATGGGTAAAGGTTTAATGACTAAGAAAAAAAATTATCGAATTAAATTTACTACTCCACTTTCTTCGTGTAGAATGCCGTTAAAATCTCTGAATTTGGCAAGCCAAGTATAAGAACCAATGGGAGCAATTTCACCGTTTTTAACTTTGCCATTCCAATATTCGTTGAAGTTTTTCGATTCCCAAATAACTTCACCCCAGCGGTCGAATATTTGAATACTAAAAGTGCTTTCGTCAATGCCGTTACCAAAAAGTTTAAAACCGTCGTTAATTTGGTCGTCGTCTGGACTAAAAGCATTGGGGGCATAAAATGTATATACATCTTCAACCACAACGTGTCCTATAACGGTATCGATACAGCCCTTATCAGAAAATACAACCATCATAACTTCGTAAGTACCAGGAATTGATGGGTACATGTGATTAGGTTGGTAAATATTAGATGAATCGCCATCGCCAAAATACCATTGAACACTGTCTGCTAGTGATGAATAGTTAATAAAATCAAACAATGGTTTTGTAATATTAGCTCGTATGGGATTAGGCTCAAAACGACCTGTTGGCTTAGGATAAACCGTTATCCAATTTGGGTAAGTATTAGTTACTTTACAACCATTAATGGTAGTAACTGTTAAATTAATAGTATAAACGCCATCGTTTTCAAATGTGTGTGTTGGGTTTTTAATGTATGCTGCTTCGCCATCGCCAAAATCCCAAACGTACGATTGTCCTTCGTCGGGGCTGCCATCGTTAAAGGTTACAGTGAGTGGTTCACATCCACTGATAACATCAGAACTAGGATTAAGAGGTGGATTGGGATACACAAAAACAGGAACATTAATCGAAGCTAAGTAATGGCAACCATCGGTTACCGATAATATATAATCTTGGCTCATGTTAGGATAAACATGAATGGGAGTAGGAGTAGGTTGTTGATTTAAAATAAACGTATAAGGTCCGCCGTTTCCTCCCGATGCTGAAGGATAAATGCTGAAAAGCTCACCCGGGCATATGGAATCGTTGCTGGTAAAATAACTTAACTGCAATGGAGGGTAGATACTTATTACTAAATTATCTGACGCCTGACATTGACGTGAATCGGTAACCGTAACCGAATAGTTAGTTGTTACCTGTGGTGAAAAAGTAATGGTTTGTTGTGTTTGACCTGTATTCCATTGTAGTTGATAAGGGAAGGTTCCACCTGTTACAGCTGCTGTAATAGTTACCGATGAGTCTTTACACATAAAAACAGAATCGGGAATATCAATGAATAATTTATTGGGTTCATAAATATATTCGCTTGCTTTTACAGTGCATCCTTGCATATCGGTTACTGTAACAGTATAATTTCCTTGAAGAACATTGGTAATAAAAGAAGCCACTCCACCATTTGACCAATGATAAAAATAAGGAGCTGTTCCACCTGTTACACTCGAAAATATTTTTCCATCCATAGCACCAAAGCAAGAAATGTCTGTTTTCTGAAGGCTCACTTCTAATAAGGGTGGATTATTTACTAACACAGTGGTAGGATTAGAAACACATCCATGTTGGCTAACTGTTAATGAAATACTAAAAGTGCCATCAGTATTGTAACTAATCTGATAGGGACCGCCATTGTTTCCGCTTATTATTTGTGCATTACCAAAATTCCAATTATATACAACAGCACTATCGACCATTCCGGTAAATGTAACCAATGTAGTATCACCAAAGCAATGAATGGGTTCAACCGTAAATGTTGAGGTTGGAGTATAATTGAAAATTATGGTTACTGTATCGGAACTTATGCAACCATGATTATCTTCGGTCCATTGATATTGATAGATACCATGCATTGAGACAGTTGTTTGCGAATTAGGGCTATGATTATTAAAAAATTGTGAAAATCCGGGTCCACCGATTTGCGACTATGTACCTACGCCATAAGAGGGTATAGCATTTAGTTGATACGACAAAGCACATATTGAATCAAGAATTCCGGCATTGGCTTGAGGTTGGTTCCAGAGAGTAACAGTAACCAAATCGCTTTGAACACAACCATATCCGTTGTTTTCAGTCCATTGAAGTGTGTATATGCCTTCGGTTGTGGTACTAATAGAACTTGTAGCACTAGTTGAATCATTAAAGTTTATAACTCCAGGTCCGCTTATTTGTGTCCATGAGCCATTGCCAACACTTGGAATAGCCGCTAAAGTGGTATTCAGTTGACATAAACTAATATCGGTGCCTGCGTTGGCGGTGGGCATGGTAGTAAATCGAATTTGTACGGTGTCTCTAGAAATACAACCGTTATTATCTTCGGACCAAATAAACGAATATAAGCCATCGGCACTAACGGTTACATTTGTATTCGCTAAATGATTGTTGTCAAAATTTACTGTACCAGGTCCTGAAGCCGTCCACGTACCTATTCCTACCGAAGCAATGGCTTGCATGGTATATTGATGACTACAAACAGAATCATCTGGTCCTGCTTGTGAATTAGGGGGTACAATAATGTTTATCGTAATATCATCGGTAAGTGTGCAGCCATTGCCAGCTGTAACAGTAACAGTATAAGTGGTTGTATGAGTAGGTGTAACGGTTAATGTGGCTCCGCTTTGTCCTGTGTTCCATGTATAGAACTGACCACCATGAGCAGTGAGAGTAACCGATTGACCTTGGCAAACCGCGGTGTCGGGACCAAGAACAGGAGGTACAACACCACCCACTGAGACATTAAAATTACCGGTATATGAGCAACCAAAAACATCATACACAATAGCTGTATATGGGAATGTTCCAATAGAATCGGCAATCATATAACCGGTAGTGTCGGTAAGGCTTTGATAATTATAACCTTGAAATGTAACATAATCGACAGGTACACTATAAGTCCAACCCGAAAGTAAGGCTTGATTTTGAAGCGTTAGCGACCACCAGAATACCCAGCCATCGTCAATGCCCCAATTATCGCATATCTCAATGCTCCATGTGCCATTAAGCGGACATCCAACAAGACTTGTGAGCGGATTTTGTGGTTGAATATAATTTGTATGAGCTATTTGATCAGTAGCAGGTATTGGACTTGTTCCGGCATCTAAATCATTCAAAAGTCCTTGTGTTGGATATATTTCTGACCAGCAATAGGTCCAACCAGTACCTTGCCCGCATCCGGGTGGATTGGCTGAACAAGCTCCACAATCGGTATCGTCTGCTTGTCCCATAGATGAACCTCCAGAGTTGTCGTAACTATCTAGAACAGCACTTTGTCCGTTTGGGCAAATAATTCTGAAAGATAAATCACCTGTAAAGGAGTGTTCCATGTTGATGCATATTTCTGAAATATCGGCTGCTGATTCAATCGTAGCTCCTGGAGGGAAATTAGTAAAAGTAACGGGCGTGCCGTAACATTGTTGAGGACAATTAGGACCATCGGGGATATAAGTTACCGTATTAAATTGTTCGGTTTGGGTTAACGATGTATTAGAAGTGGTAACAACGATAGAAGATGGGTCGGAAGTTGCACTAATAAAAAGAGAGTCTCCGGTACATAATTCTGATGGGGGATTGATTGTTACAATATGTTCAGAAGCGATGCGTACACGTATATATAATTGTTGTGTACTTACGCATCCATGATTATCGGTAATACTTAAAAAAACATTGTATCCGCCCACAATAGCATAGGAGTGAGTTACAGTTTGACCATCGGCCATATTGCCATCGCCAAATACCCAGTGGAAAACACAGTTGCTTGCATCTTGATGATATAAAATATCATTTTCGGGAAAAACACTGGCATTAGCTAAAGCTGCAAAGGTTATAGTTTCGCCTTGACAGATATCAATATAAGTAAATCCATTTTCTACATGAGGAGTTGGTAATGTATTAACTACATCTATTTGTGGAACAATAGACTGACACATTTGACCGCACAAAATAGTAGCATTCCAACCGGCTCCTGTATTACTGCCGTTGGTTTTTAAACGAACAGTTAAACTACCACTTGTATTCGATAATGATGCTTGAACCATCGTATTTCCGTTTATGAGTGGGTTAAAATTGTTATTGTGTTTGCTTAGTAAGGGTGAGGCGGTTGAAGGTCCATCGTATATGTAAAGTGTATCGTCGGCAGCAATATCGAAATTGGCAAAACTTATTCTAACATGTGTATTGGGAGCTACATTTCCTTGCAATGTTATCCAATAATCTTGATTATTACCATAATTGGCACCGCTACCACCGCTATCATAAAACCAATATCCACAATACTGACCTGATGTATTATGAGTTGTACCATCAAGACTAATGGTTTGATTTTGGCTGTAGGATATTAATGGTAAAAAAAATAAAAGTACAAGTATGTTTTTCATTGTTTATTTAGGTTTGGCTTGGAATTTCTTTAATAAGTAATCTTTTGAACGAACAATTAAAGCATAGTTTGTACCTTCAATAAGGTAC
The genomic region above belongs to Bacteroidales bacterium and contains:
- a CDS encoding Spy/CpxP family protein refolding chaperone, producing MKKFMLTFVALIFIGSTILTAQTAENKESENTKICCNGKMWQDIPDLTQEQTKKIEDLQIAHLKEVNQLRAQVAEKRAHLKTLQSADKVDNAAINKTIDEITAIQNDLMKKNEAHRQAVRNVLTDKQRVIFDAKHCGKMHGKGADCCGDKGGMKGKDCGQHNGQGTGNGCGHQQHGDKGCCKH
- a CDS encoding gliding motility-associated C-terminal domain-containing protein; amino-acid sequence: MHGIYQYQWTEDNHGCISSDTVTIIFNYTPTSTFTVEPIHCFGDTTLVTFTGMVDSAVVYNWNFGNAQIISGNNGGPYQISYNTDGTFSISLTVSQHGCVSNPTTVLVNNPPLLEVSLQKTDISCFGAMDGKIFSSVTGGTAPYFYHWSNGGVASFITNVLQGNYTVTVTDMQGCTVKASEYIYEPNKLFIDIPDSVFMCKDSSVTITAAVTGGTFPYQLQWNTGQTQQTITFSPQVTTNYSVTVTDSRQCQASDNLVISIYPPLQLSYFTSNDSICPGELFSIYPSASGGNGGPYTFILNQQPTPTPIHVYPNMSQDYILSVTDGCHYLASINVPVFVYPNPPLNPSSDVISGCEPLTVTFNDGSPDEGQSYVWDFGDGEAAYIKNPTHTFENDGVYTINLTVTTINGCKVTNTYPNWITVYPKPTGRFEPNPIRANITKPLFDFINYSSLADSVQWYFGDGDSSNIYQPNHMYPSIPGTYEVMMVVFSDKGCIDTVIGHVVVEDVYTFYAPNAFSPDDDQINDGFKLFGNGIDESTFSIQIFDRWGEVIWESKNFNEYWNGKVKNGEIAPIGSYTWLAKFRDFNGILHEESGVVNLIR
- a CDS encoding PKD domain-containing protein — encoded protein: MKNILVLLFFLPLISYSQNQTISLDGTTHNTSGQYCGYWFYDSGGSGANYGNNQDYWITLQGNVAPNTHVRISFANFDIAADDTLYIYDGPSTASPLLSKHNNNFNPLINGNTMVQASLSNTSGSLTVRLKTNGSNTGAGWNATILCGQMCQSIVPQIDVVNTLPTPHVENGFTYIDICQGETITFAALANASVFPENDILYHQDASNCVFHWVFGDGNMADGQTVTHSYAIVGGYNVFLSITDNHGCVSTQQLYIRVRIASEHIVTINPPSELCTGDSLFISATSDPSSIVVTTSNTSLTQTEQFNTVTYIPDGPNCPQQCYGTPVTFTNFPPGATIESAADISEICINMEHSFTGDLSFRIICPNGQSAVLDSYDNSGGSSMGQADDTDCGACSANPPGCGQGTGWTYCWSEIYPTQGLLNDLDAGTSPIPATDQIAHTNYIQPQNPLTSLVGCPLNGTWSIEICDNWGIDDGWVFWWSLTLQNQALLSGWTYSVPVDYVTFQGYNYQSLTDTTGYMIADSIGTFPYTAIVYDVFGCSYTGNFNVSVGGVVPPVLGPDTAVCQGQSVTLTAHGGQFYTWNTGQSGATLTVTPTHTTTYTVTVTAGNGCTLTDDITINIIVPPNSQAGPDDSVCSHQYTMQAIASVGIGTWTASGPGTVNFDNNHLANTNVTVSADGLYSFIWSEDNNGCISRDTVQIRFTTMPTANAGTDISLCQLNTTLAAIPSVGNGSWTQISGPGVINFNDSTSATSSISTTTEGIYTLQWTENNGYGCVQSDLVTVTLWNQPQANAGILDSICALSYQLNAIPSYGVGT